Proteins found in one Desulfovibrio sp. genomic segment:
- a CDS encoding ABC transporter ATP-binding protein: MSDIRLEGVTRHWGPVVAVDDVSFHVPEGSLMVLLGPSGCGKSTTLRLIAGLETVTSGRISISDRDVTDLPPSERHLAMVFQSYALFPHLNVRENILFGLKVRKVNKDEQARRLSRAADILGLGELLDRKPSALSGGQQQRVALGRALVAEASVCLMDEPLSNLDAKLRQEMRREIRSLQLSLGITMVYVTHDQTEAMSMADRIILMQGGRIVQNGTPAELYSRPANLFAAGFIGTPPMNLVRLAPGAQSATVMGCPEAKAPGAPSGECMLGVRPEHLRIGPEGNWPAVVESVEYLGVSSVVACRVGEELVSVSVDGLCEFSPGANVRLGFPPSKAHFFDRATGLSVSAA; the protein is encoded by the coding sequence TTGTCGGATATTCGACTCGAAGGTGTCACGCGTCATTGGGGACCGGTCGTGGCTGTTGACGATGTGAGCTTCCACGTTCCGGAAGGCAGCCTGATGGTGCTGCTTGGACCCTCTGGCTGCGGCAAGTCCACGACCCTGCGCCTGATTGCCGGGCTGGAGACGGTCACCTCAGGAAGGATATCCATTTCGGACCGGGACGTGACCGATCTGCCGCCCTCAGAGCGCCACTTGGCCATGGTTTTTCAGTCCTACGCCTTGTTCCCCCACTTGAACGTGCGCGAGAACATCCTCTTTGGCCTGAAGGTGCGCAAAGTAAATAAAGACGAACAGGCACGCAGGCTCAGCCGTGCCGCGGACATCCTCGGCCTGGGGGAGTTGTTGGACCGCAAGCCCTCGGCCCTGTCCGGCGGACAGCAGCAGCGCGTAGCCCTTGGGAGAGCCCTGGTGGCTGAAGCCTCGGTGTGCCTGATGGACGAACCGCTTTCCAACCTGGACGCCAAGCTGCGCCAGGAAATGCGCCGGGAGATACGGTCTTTGCAACTCTCGCTCGGAATCACCATGGTCTACGTCACCCACGACCAGACCGAAGCCATGAGCATGGCCGACCGCATCATCCTCATGCAGGGAGGCCGCATCGTACAGAACGGAACCCCGGCTGAACTCTACTCGCGCCCGGCCAACCTCTTCGCGGCCGGCTTTATCGGAACGCCTCCAATGAACTTGGTGCGCCTGGCCCCGGGAGCGCAAAGCGCCACGGTGATGGGCTGCCCAGAAGCCAAGGCGCCCGGGGCCCCCTCTGGCGAGTGCATGCTGGGCGTTCGCCCTGAACACTTGCGCATTGGGCCGGAGGGTAACTGGCCTGCGGTTGTCGAGTCCGTGGAGTACCTGGGAGTAAGCTCCGTGGTGGCCTGCCGGGTTGGTGAGGAACTTGTGTCCGTTTCCGTGGACGGCCTTTGCGAATTCAGTCCCGGGGCGAACGTGCGCCTTGGTTTTCCGCCATCAAAAGCGCATTTTTTTGACCGCGCCACCGGCTTAAGCGTAAGCGCAGCGTGA
- a CDS encoding ABC transporter substrate-binding protein, producing MIQSTFHLKRLVLALAFVCLFTGVALAEKVSLTFYFPVAVGGPITKTVEGMTEAFMKEHPDIKITPVYAGIYRETLTKALTALKGGEPPHVAVLLSTDMYTLIDEGAVVPYDEIVPAPEMGFVKDYFPGFMKNSQTGGKTWGIPFQRSTIVMYWNKEAFKEAGLDPNTPPKTWTEMVDFAKKLTKKDASGAVSQWGVAIPTTGYAYWLFQALAIENGIELMNPEGTEVYFNKPASVEALQFLVDLSQKHQVSPKGTIDWATTPKDFFERKTAMMWTTTGNLTNVRTNAKFDFGVAMLPANKRPGSPTGGGNFYIFKKTTPAERKAAVEFVKWMTTAERAAQWCIDTGYVAVRPDAWETTRMKEYVQGFPPAAVARDQLQYAVAELSTHENQRVTKALDDAIQAAVNGSKSPADALNEAQAEAERILRRYKR from the coding sequence ATGATCCAAAGCACGTTCCATCTAAAACGCCTGGTTCTGGCCCTTGCCTTCGTATGTCTCTTTACCGGCGTGGCCTTGGCCGAGAAGGTGTCGCTCACGTTCTATTTCCCCGTGGCTGTCGGCGGGCCCATCACCAAGACAGTTGAAGGCATGACCGAAGCCTTCATGAAAGAGCATCCGGACATCAAGATCACTCCGGTGTATGCTGGCATTTACCGCGAAACCCTGACCAAGGCTCTCACCGCGCTCAAGGGCGGCGAGCCCCCGCACGTGGCGGTGCTCCTCTCCACGGATATGTACACCCTGATCGACGAAGGGGCCGTGGTTCCCTACGATGAGATCGTTCCCGCCCCGGAAATGGGATTCGTGAAGGACTACTTCCCCGGGTTCATGAAGAACAGCCAGACCGGCGGCAAGACCTGGGGCATTCCGTTCCAGCGCTCCACCATCGTGATGTACTGGAACAAGGAGGCCTTCAAGGAGGCCGGGCTCGACCCCAACACCCCGCCCAAGACATGGACCGAGATGGTCGATTTCGCCAAGAAGCTCACCAAGAAGGACGCTTCCGGCGCGGTGTCCCAGTGGGGCGTGGCCATCCCCACCACCGGCTACGCCTACTGGCTGTTCCAGGCCCTGGCCATCGAGAACGGCATCGAACTCATGAATCCTGAAGGGACCGAGGTCTATTTCAACAAGCCCGCCAGCGTGGAAGCCCTCCAGTTCCTGGTGGACCTGTCCCAGAAGCACCAGGTGTCCCCCAAGGGAACCATCGACTGGGCCACAACGCCCAAGGACTTTTTCGAGCGCAAGACTGCCATGATGTGGACCACCACCGGCAATCTGACCAACGTGCGCACCAACGCCAAGTTCGATTTCGGCGTGGCCATGCTCCCGGCCAACAAGCGCCCGGGTTCGCCCACCGGCGGCGGCAACTTCTACATCTTCAAGAAGACCACCCCGGCGGAACGCAAGGCGGCCGTGGAATTCGTCAAATGGATGACCACCGCCGAGCGGGCCGCCCAGTGGTGCATCGACACCGGGTATGTGGCCGTGCGCCCGGATGCCTGGGAGACCACGCGGATGAAGGAATACGTGCAGGGCTTCCCCCCGGCGGCCGTTGCCCGCGACCAGCTCCAGTACGCCGTGGCCGAGCTGTCCACCCATGAGAACCAGCGCGTGACCAAGGCCCTGGACGACGCCATCCAGGCTGCGGTCAACGGCTCCAAGTCCCCGGCCGACGCCCTGAACGAGGCCCAGGCCGAGGCTGAACGCATTCTGAGGCGCTACAAGCGATAG
- a CDS encoding sugar ABC transporter permease — MIMAFTHYPAINTFISSFFLAGKGGAASEFVGLENYRFLLEDKIFWKVLKNNLIFASCTIPLSISLAMVMAFLVNAGLPGQAWLRLSYFVPTVLPMIAVANIWLFFYTPEYGLLEQVRRFLGFSGVNWLGSEKTALYCVIAVAVWKDAGFFMIFYLAALQQIPPSLGEAAMLEGASRFYYYRRVVIPLLMPTTLFVLVNATINAFRMVDHLFVLTQGGPNNASSLLLYYIYEVSFKFWDTGYGATLTLVLLLFLGLASVLQFGVLEKRVHYR; from the coding sequence ATGATCATGGCCTTCACCCACTATCCGGCCATCAACACCTTCATCTCCAGTTTCTTCCTGGCCGGGAAGGGAGGGGCCGCCTCGGAATTCGTTGGCCTGGAAAACTACCGTTTTCTCCTGGAGGACAAGATATTCTGGAAGGTGCTCAAGAATAACCTGATCTTCGCATCCTGCACCATCCCACTTTCGATATCCCTGGCCATGGTGATGGCTTTTCTGGTCAATGCCGGTCTGCCTGGTCAGGCGTGGCTGAGGCTCAGCTACTTCGTGCCCACGGTGCTGCCCATGATCGCCGTGGCCAACATCTGGCTCTTTTTCTACACCCCGGAATACGGGCTCTTGGAGCAGGTTCGACGGTTCCTAGGGTTTTCTGGGGTCAACTGGCTGGGCAGCGAGAAAACGGCCCTCTACTGCGTCATCGCCGTGGCCGTTTGGAAAGACGCGGGCTTTTTCATGATTTTCTATCTGGCTGCCCTGCAGCAGATACCGCCTTCCCTGGGCGAGGCGGCCATGCTGGAGGGAGCGTCGCGGTTTTACTACTACCGCCGGGTGGTCATCCCGCTGCTCATGCCGACCACCTTGTTCGTGCTGGTCAATGCCACCATCAACGCCTTTCGAATGGTGGACCACCTCTTCGTGCTGACCCAGGGGGGACCCAACAACGCCAGCTCACTGCTCCTCTATTACATCTACGAGGTGAGTTTCAAATTCTGGGATACGGGCTACGGGGCAACTCTTACCCTGGTGCTCCTGCTCTTTCTGGGGCTGGCCTCCGTTCTCCAGTTCGGGGTTCTGGAAAAGAGGGTCCACTACAGATGA
- a CDS encoding carbohydrate ABC transporter permease: protein MNAVNPYDRGQARILDVTAAWTLALLWSLPLLYAIWTAFHSPEYSTNFKLFAPLSLENFVKAWAAAPFAKYFVNTVLLVTMILVVQLVLCTLAAYAFAKYDFRLKGVMFALVLMQLMIMPDVLIVENYQTMGKIGILDSTLSIGLPYMASAFGIFLLRQTFKSVPKELDDAAAVEGAGVLQILWHVYVPLGRSVYLAYALVSISYHWNNFLWPLIVTNTVNSRPLTVGLQVFSSTEQGVDWAIITAATLMTSGPLLLGFLLFQRQFVQSFMRAGIK, encoded by the coding sequence ATGAACGCCGTCAATCCGTATGACCGCGGCCAGGCCCGCATCCTGGACGTCACCGCTGCATGGACCCTGGCGCTTTTGTGGTCGCTGCCCCTGCTGTACGCCATCTGGACCGCCTTCCACTCTCCCGAGTATTCCACCAACTTCAAGCTTTTCGCACCGCTCTCTCTGGAGAACTTCGTCAAGGCCTGGGCCGCGGCTCCCTTTGCCAAGTATTTCGTCAACACCGTGCTTCTGGTGACCATGATCCTGGTGGTGCAGCTGGTGCTGTGCACTTTGGCGGCCTACGCATTCGCCAAGTACGACTTCCGTTTGAAAGGCGTCATGTTCGCCCTGGTGCTCATGCAGCTCATGATCATGCCGGACGTGCTCATCGTGGAAAACTACCAGACCATGGGAAAGATAGGCATTCTGGACTCCACCCTGTCCATCGGCCTTCCCTACATGGCCTCGGCCTTCGGCATCTTCCTGTTGCGCCAGACGTTCAAGTCCGTGCCCAAGGAACTAGACGATGCCGCGGCCGTTGAGGGGGCCGGAGTGCTCCAGATTCTCTGGCATGTGTACGTTCCCTTGGGCCGTTCGGTTTATCTGGCCTACGCCCTGGTCTCCATCAGCTACCACTGGAACAACTTCCTCTGGCCGCTCATCGTCACCAACACCGTGAACTCCAGGCCCTTGACCGTGGGGCTTCAGGTATTCTCCTCCACGGAACAGGGAGTGGACTGGGCCATCATCACCGCGGCCACGCTCATGACCTCCGGCCCCTTGCTGCTGGGGTTTCTCCTCTTCCAGCGCCAGTTCGTGCAGTCCTTCATGCGGGCGGGAATCAAGTGA